The genomic interval TTGCGTCCTCCGCCGGCACGAACTTGGCGCGTCCCAATGTACCAGCCGTGCTGATCACACCGGCCGTGTCAAACGAGTCCTTGATCGTCATCGGGATACCATGCAATGGGCCTTTGATCTCGCCACGGGCGAGGGACGCATCGGCATCCCGCGCCTGCTGGCGCGCCGTGTCGGCAGTCAGTTGCACCACGGCGTTGAGGCGTGGATTCACCACTTCGATGCGCTTCAGGCAGGCGTCCACGACCTCTGCGGAAGAGACGGTCTTGTCGCGAATGGCCTGGGCAAGCTCGGTCACTGATGCGAAGATGATGTTGTCCATTTCAGTGTCCCCTAAAACACGATCAGGTTCCGCAGTGCATCGCCGCCGGCGGTATGCGCGATCGCTTCATTGATGCGCTCTAGCGGGTAGCGCGCCGTGATCAGCTCGTCCAGTAGCAGTTGCTTATTGCGATACAGGTTAATCAAGTGAGGCACGTCCACGTTGAGCCGCGTGCTGCCCATCGTGCTGCCCGTGACCATGCGCTCCTGCACGAACTGCTGAACGGGGAGCGCGACGGTCGCGCCGGTTTCAGGGATGCCAACGATGACCTGCAAGCCGCGCGGGCGCAGCATCGCGAACGCCTGGGCGGACGCCTGCGCAT from Chloroflexota bacterium carries:
- a CDS encoding zinc-binding dehydrogenase gives rise to the protein MRELTGGRGADYVFVTVGNAQASAQAFAMLRPRGLQVIVGIPETGATVALPVQQFVQERMVTGSTMGSTRLNVDVPHLINLYRNKQLLLDELITARYPLERINEAIAHTAGGDALRNLIVF